In the Desulfitobacterium hafniense DCB-2 genome, TCCAGCAGCTGTTTGATGGTGATATCCTGAGATTCCAGCATTTTAGGATCAGCCGGCATCATGAACAGATTATGAATCATGGACACGATGATCGCCGGGTTAAGATCCAAGCGGATTTTTCCCGTAGCCTGCCCCTCCTGGATTAAGGGATAAAAAATCTCTTGCCGGAACTCAGCCAATCTTTCAATCTTTTCTTTTTCTTCCGGATAATAACGGTAGAGTTCATCCACCAGCCGAAAAGGAATATCCTCCGGAGTGTACATCGTCAGCATGGCTTCAAACTTCTCCAGCCATGTGGAATAACCGCTGACGGCTTCCGTAAAGGTCTTTTTCTCCACCTCGACGATATTGTCCACCAACCGGCTGATCAATTGGTTCTTAGAGGTAAAGGATTTATAAATGGTCTTTTTGCTGATCCCTAATTCGCCGGCCACATCATCCATGGTGAACCCCCGTAACCCATAGCGTTGAATCAATTCATAGGCTTTCTCTAAAATGCGGTCTCGCAACCTGATTCCTCCCTGCGGAAACTAATTCAGTGTCTTTAGTTTCCTATGCAACTCCTTTTCTGTCAAGAACAATATAAAAAGAAAAAAGATGCAGCAGCTGCATCTTCTCCATTCATTGACCTAGGGACTGACTTTTGCCTCGCCCTTCTTCAAGAACTTCTCCATTAAGAACCCAATAATAATTCAGGTCTTGAGCGCCAATATGCTCCCCACCATGTGGTTCAAGCTGGATTTGACCCCTGGGTTCCCGATGAAGGCCCCATCTCAACAGGATTTTCAACCAATCCTGAAGAATCCGTTCTTCCTCACCCTGATCGCTTTTTCCTTTTACATTTCCTTTAAAGTAAAAATTTCTTCCATAATACTTTTGGATAATGGTATTCCAAGCCAGTATAAAATTCGGGGCATTTGTACCTACAATGCCTTCCTCCCAATTCTTAAGCAATTGCTCCTGCCCCTGGGCGGACGCTTTTCCTGAACAGGATAAAAAGAGCACTTCGTAAAGCCCGCTGAACTGCTGAGCATAGTGCATATACTCCCGTTTAGCCCGTTCAAAACTGTGGGGATGCATGACAAGGCTGGCGGCCCCTTGGGTAGAAGGAGCAGGTTTAACCGGCACATGCTTCATTTCTTTTTTGGTAAGGATCATCTCCAAAGCTGGGGTCTCTTCTTTAGACCGCGACCCTGTTTTCATGGTTTTGGGATGTTTCTGACCAGGGGTATAGCGCCTCGCGAAGTAAAATAAGAGGATAATTCCGATGGCTACCACGACACTTTCCCAACTTCCCATACTCTTCCCCCCTGTCCATATGTTCCTGGGCCGTCTGTTTCATCTTATTCAGATGGACACATTTTTCTTCCTGATCGTCAAAAATTGGCATAGAATCAAAATGACATATTGCCCCAATTTTCTTTGTTTCTTGTCACACTCAAGTATATCTTAGCAAATATCGATAAACTTGTCATCTCAATTAGTGCTGCAGACGGCCTTGGAGTTTGGCTTATGCTACCCGGGCGATACTTTTACCCTTTGCTGGTGCCGCCACAACATAGAGCTTGCTCCGGATTGTAATAACTTAACCGGGCTTTGCCCGATCATTGTTCTCGAACTCAAACTTTAGCTTTCCTGAAGAGGGATCTTCCCAAACAAGATAAGCCGCGAAAACGCTCCCATTTTTAGAGCGAAAACCCTTGATTAAATTCGTTTTTCCTTTCTTTAATAAGCTCTTGACCTGGGCAGGTGTCAGTACCTTGCCGCAGATGGGATTCTTCCAAAGAATAAAGGGGCAGCCATTTTTCCAGTTTTGGCAGCCATAACCCTTTTCCCGCTCCACTACCCCGCCTCCGCAGCTGGGGCAGATCCCCAAGTTTTCCTCGGCGGCCGAAGCTGGACTCTCCTGCCTTGTCTTGGCAGCCTTTGTAACCTTGGCCTGAACAGGGAGCTCTTGGGGCTTCTCCTCCAGATTGCTTTTGCTCTTTCGGCCAGAAGCGCCCGCCTTCTGAGGGGCAAAAGCCAGTGGTTTTTTTCCCCGGGTGGCTTCATAGTGACGCAGCTCTTCAATGATACCCCGGATAGCCTCTTCGACTTTCTCCATATACCGGCTTAAAGGCAATTCTCCCCGTTCGACCTGGGCCAATTCATATTCCATCTGCCCGGTCATTTCAGCACTGATCAGCAGCTGAGCCCGGGGTAAGCGCTCTTTAATCAAGCGAATAAGCTCTGTTCCTTTTGCCGTCGGCACCAGGACTTTCTGCTGCTGCAGAAGATATCCCCGGTCCAAGAGGTTTTCAATAATTGCCCCTCGTGTCGCCACGGTTCCCAGTCCTTTTCCCTTTAATTGCCGGCGCAGGGTCTCATCCTCGATCTCCTTGCCGGCTCCCTCCATGGCTTTAATCAGATCGCCTTGGGTATAGCGCTTGGGGGGCTTGGTCTCCTTTTGCAGGGCTTGACAGGACCGGGTCACAACCTCCTCATTCTGCTGAAGCAAAGGGAGCTGGAGTCCGGATCCCTCCGTGTACTTTTCCGTATTCTCGATCTTCTTCCATCCCGATTCCAGCAAGGTTTTGCCTTTGGTCAGGAAGAACTCCTCTTCCACTACCGTAACTACCTCTTTTTCCGCATAACGGGCCGGGGGAAACCAAATGCAGAGAAAGCGCAGGACAATCATTTCCCAGATTTTCCGTTCATCCGGACTCAAATTCGGAATCATTTTTTCAGTGGTAGGAATAATCGCGTGGTGAGCCGTAATCTCATTGATGACCCTTTTTCCCCCAGGTAAAGGATTATCAAGAGCTTCCTTTACCCATGAGGCAAAGGGGCTTTGTTCCAAAGCTTGCAGATGAACCTTCAGTTTGGGGAGCATGTCAGGGGGTAAATAATTGCAATCGGTTCTGGGGTAGGTTATGGCTTTCTTTTCATAAAGGGATTGGGCAATTTTCAGCACTTTTTCCGCTCCAAAGCCATAGCGCTTGGAAGCACTGACGGTTAGAGAGGTTAGATCAAAGAGCAAAGGATGAGGCTCCTTAGTCTCCTTATCTTTTACGGAACGAATTCTGCCCGGTTTTCCCTGAACTTTAGCGACAATCTCTTTACCCCGGTCCAGGTCTAACATCATTTGAGCGTTATCAGTTTCCTGATTTTTGTCACGCGTGTTCTTGACGGCAGGGTCAAACCATTTCCCCTTATAAGAGCCCTGCCCACTTGCAAATTCCGCTTCCACTTCCACATAAGCAACCGGGACAAAATTCTCGATCGCCCATTCCTGCTCCACCACCAAGGCCAATGTGGGAGTTTGAACCCGGCCGATGGAGATGACATTAGGCTTTTTGCGCACCGGATCGAAACTGCCAAAAAGAGCGGTGAACCCTTCGGTCAAATTCATGCCAAAATCCCAATCTCCATAGGAACGCCCATACCCTGCCTGAGCCAAGCCCTCCACCTCGCCAACGGGGCGCAGTTTGCTCATCCCCTCACGAATGGCCTCTTGGGTCAACGATGAAATCCAGAGCCGGAAAAGAGGCTTCTTGCTGCCTACAGCGTCCCATACTTCCTGAAAAAGCAGTTGCCCTTCCCGATCGGCATCCGTCCCGCAAATAACCTGCTGCACCTCCGGGGACCTGAGCAAGCCCTGCAGCACTTTAAACTGCTTGGCAGTGCCGGATTTTAACCCATACTGGAATTCCCCCAGCCGGGGAAGCACGGGGAGGCGGCGGATGCTCCAGCGCTTGCCCACTTTAGGGAGATCCATATAATTCTCCGGCGCTTTCAGTTCAAACAAATGACCGATACACCAGGAAATAATGTATTCGTCGTTCTCAAAATAGCCCTCCCTTTTTCCTTTTACACCAAGAGTCTTGGCATATTCCCTGGCTTGGGAGGGTTTCTCGGCTATGATCAAGGTCTTACCCATGGCTGCACCTCTTCTCCATCATCCAATTTATTTCCATTCCCTTGTGATGTTCTCTTTTTTATCCTGGGCACTTTGCCTCTCAAATCCTCGTAATAATAATACCTCATTAAGATACTTTTGTATGTTATGAAGATCTGATGAGGCACATGTCTTTGCCAACAAATCTCCTTGGGGGCAATTCATATGCACTTCTCCTCTCTCTTTTTGGACTTTTCATGTAAATTTACATTTTTAATCCAATTTTAATCTGGGCTTAAGAAGGTTTTTGCCTTCCATGTAGAATTAGACTTAAGTAAAAATATGTACGTCGACACTTGTGAGTTCACCAAAAAGGAGTTGGCAGGATGGATAAAATAATTGAGGTTGTAGATTTGCATAAGAGCTATGGTCATGTTCAGGCGGTTAAGGGGCTCAATTTTTATGTGGAAAAAGGCAAATTATTTGCCTTTCTGGGGCCCAATGGTGCCGGAAAATCGACGACAATCGATATCATCTGTACTTTTTTAAAGCCGGACCGGGGACGGGTCGTTGTGGACGGCTACGAATTAGGCAAAGAGGATAATAAAATCCGCTCCGTGATTGGTGCGGTATTTCAGGATGGCCTCCTGGATCCGCTGCTCACGGTAGAAGAGAATTTGCAGATCAGGGGCGGTTTCTACGGGCTGAAAAAGGCGGTTTTGGCTGATTCCATAAAATCCATTGCGGTCCTTACTGGGGTAGCTGAATTTTTGAAGCGGCCCTATGGCAATCTTTCCGGGGGCCAGCGCCGCCGGGCGGATATCGCCCGGGCCTTGGTTAACGCACCGAAGATTTTGTTCTTGGATGAACCCACCACAGGGCTGGATCCTCAGACCCGTAAAAATGTCTGGGAAACCATCCAGAAAATGCAGAAAGAAAAGGATATGACCATCTTTCTGACCACCCACTATATGGAGGAAGCTGCCGAGGCCGATTATGTTATAGTGATCGACAACGGCGAAATCGCCGCTAAAGGAACACCCACAGAGTTGAAACGGGACTATGCCAGTGACCGGCTTAAGCTTTCTTATCACGACAAAGAAAAGCTAAGCACAGCTCTTCAGGAAATGCACATCCCTTACCACCAGGTTGCCGATCAAATCATTATCGAGCTCTCATCAACTCTGGAGGCTTTGCCGATTCTGGCCGGATGCCAAGCTTATCTCACCGGCTTGGAAGTCAGCCATGGTACCATGGACGATGCCTTTATTAAGATCACCGGAAAGGAGATAAGAGAATGATCAACTTTATGCTGCGCAATCTGAAAATCTTCTTTAGAGATAAAAGTGCGGTTTTCTTTTCTCTGCTGGCGGTTTTTATCATTATCGGCCTCTATGCCCTTTTTTTAGGAGATGTTTGGGCTGAGGATTATGCGGATATAGAGAATGCCCGTTATCTTATGGATAGTTGGATCATGGCAGGATTGCTGGCTGTCACTTCCGTGACGACGACCATGGGGGCCCTGGGCATTATGGTGGCGGATAAAGCTAAAAATATTATCAAGGATTTTCAATCATCCCCTGTTTCTAGAAGCGCCCTGGCCGGTGGCTATATTTTAAGCGCTTTTGTCATTGGGGTCATCATGAGTGTTGTGGCCTTGATCTTAGCCGAAATTTACATTCTCGCCAATGGCGGGGAGCTGCTGACAGGGACAAAGACTTTACAGGTGCTGGCGCTTATTCTGCTCTCCTCTCTGGCCAGCACAGCGATCCTGTTTTTTCTGGCCTCTTTCTTCAAGAGTCTCAATGCTTTTTCTACGGCCAGCACCGTGATCGGAACCTTGATCGGTTTTTTAACCGGTATCTACTTGCCCGTTGGGGTTCTGCCGGAAGCAGTACAATATGTGGTAAAGATTTTCCCAATTTCCCATGCTGCCGTGCTCTTTCGTCAGATCCTTATGGAAGCACCCCTTCAGGAGGCTTTTGTCCAGGCCCCGGCAGAAAGCCTGGCAGAATTCAAGACCCTGATGGGCGTGACTTTCCGTTTTGGGGACACTCTACTTTCTCCCCAGGGAAGTATTTTAGTGTTGTTGGTTACAGCAGGACTTTTTTATGGTTTGAGTATCTTAAATTTGTCTCGTAAACGTAAATAGCAACTATGATTAAGAATAAAAAACACTCATCGTGGGAAATTAAATAAGAGTTCAGGGAAAATCCCTGAAACAAATTTTAAATACTAAAGGAGGGCAAAACAATGCCTGGACGTGTAGACAAAGTGGATTCCCATCTTCAAGGAGTTAAATGTGTTGTAAATACCTGCCACTATTGGGGAAATGATCACTGTCATGCCCAAACCATCGAAATTCAAGCTCCCAATGCAAAAACCACTGAAATGACGGACTGTGCCACCTTCGTTCCCAATGGAAACATGCGTTAGGCCATTTAAGATCAATCAACCATCCTGAGATGCAAACACCCAAAGGGAGTGTCGCGAAGCTGCTTGAAGCAGCGGTTGACGCTCCCTTTTCCTTAGCTATTCATCTTTTTATCCCCTGCCAGCAAAGGCAGATAGTATTTTTTGGCTAAAAGAGCCGCTCCGAAATTATAGAGGAAATGAGCGTATACCGTAGCCCAAAGGGTTCCCGCCAAGCCATAAAGGAGGCAAAGAAATACGCTGATCACGAAAGCGGCTCCCATCAGGAGGGGTTTCTTAAGATAGCGAAAGTGTATTCCCGTAAAAATAAGGCTGGTGAATAGGATACCGTACAAGGGGCCAAGGAAACCTGCAAGCCCTGTCTGGATAACCCCTCTGATCAGCAGCTCCTCAGAAAAGGCCCCGATGATAAACATGGGAAAAAGGAGTTTTGCCGGTAATTCCACTAGAAGACGGTTAATCCCACCATCATCGAAAGCATCGGGAGAGA is a window encoding:
- a CDS encoding TetR/AcrR family transcriptional regulator, whose product is MRDRILEKAYELIQRYGLRGFTMDDVAGELGISKKTIYKSFTSKNQLISRLVDNIVEVEKKTFTEAVSGYSTWLEKFEAMLTMYTPEDIPFRLVDELYRYYPEEKEKIERLAEFRQEIFYPLIQEGQATGKIRLDLNPAIIVSMIHNLFMMPADPKMLESQDITIKQLLEQMKNLVFYGILNHGEDNQDEI
- a CDS encoding type IA DNA topoisomerase; amino-acid sequence: MGKTLIIAEKPSQAREYAKTLGVKGKREGYFENDEYIISWCIGHLFELKAPENYMDLPKVGKRWSIRRLPVLPRLGEFQYGLKSGTAKQFKVLQGLLRSPEVQQVICGTDADREGQLLFQEVWDAVGSKKPLFRLWISSLTQEAIREGMSKLRPVGEVEGLAQAGYGRSYGDWDFGMNLTEGFTALFGSFDPVRKKPNVISIGRVQTPTLALVVEQEWAIENFVPVAYVEVEAEFASGQGSYKGKWFDPAVKNTRDKNQETDNAQMMLDLDRGKEIVAKVQGKPGRIRSVKDKETKEPHPLLFDLTSLTVSASKRYGFGAEKVLKIAQSLYEKKAITYPRTDCNYLPPDMLPKLKVHLQALEQSPFASWVKEALDNPLPGGKRVINEITAHHAIIPTTEKMIPNLSPDERKIWEMIVLRFLCIWFPPARYAEKEVVTVVEEEFFLTKGKTLLESGWKKIENTEKYTEGSGLQLPLLQQNEEVVTRSCQALQKETKPPKRYTQGDLIKAMEGAGKEIEDETLRRQLKGKGLGTVATRGAIIENLLDRGYLLQQQKVLVPTAKGTELIRLIKERLPRAQLLISAEMTGQMEYELAQVERGELPLSRYMEKVEEAIRGIIEELRHYEATRGKKPLAFAPQKAGASGRKSKSNLEEKPQELPVQAKVTKAAKTRQESPASAAEENLGICPSCGGGVVEREKGYGCQNWKNGCPFILWKNPICGKVLTPAQVKSLLKKGKTNLIKGFRSKNGSVFAAYLVWEDPSSGKLKFEFENNDRAKPG
- a CDS encoding ABC transporter ATP-binding protein produces the protein MDKIIEVVDLHKSYGHVQAVKGLNFYVEKGKLFAFLGPNGAGKSTTIDIICTFLKPDRGRVVVDGYELGKEDNKIRSVIGAVFQDGLLDPLLTVEENLQIRGGFYGLKKAVLADSIKSIAVLTGVAEFLKRPYGNLSGGQRRRADIARALVNAPKILFLDEPTTGLDPQTRKNVWETIQKMQKEKDMTIFLTTHYMEEAAEADYVIVIDNGEIAAKGTPTELKRDYASDRLKLSYHDKEKLSTALQEMHIPYHQVADQIIIELSSTLEALPILAGCQAYLTGLEVSHGTMDDAFIKITGKEIRE
- a CDS encoding ABC transporter permease, yielding MINFMLRNLKIFFRDKSAVFFSLLAVFIIIGLYALFLGDVWAEDYADIENARYLMDSWIMAGLLAVTSVTTTMGALGIMVADKAKNIIKDFQSSPVSRSALAGGYILSAFVIGVIMSVVALILAEIYILANGGELLTGTKTLQVLALILLSSLASTAILFFLASFFKSLNAFSTASTVIGTLIGFLTGIYLPVGVLPEAVQYVVKIFPISHAAVLFRQILMEAPLQEAFVQAPAESLAEFKTLMGVTFRFGDTLLSPQGSILVLLVTAGLFYGLSILNLSRKRK
- a CDS encoding DUF1540 domain-containing protein → MPGRVDKVDSHLQGVKCVVNTCHYWGNDHCHAQTIEIQAPNAKTTEMTDCATFVPNGNMR
- a CDS encoding CPBP family intramembrane glutamic endopeptidase is translated as MEHHKKEQYKEEHQEKAQYEEKLRQALLPSFWLTQLLSLLLGGFLLWFFYLRQGYFWQDFFAWDSTWSIWCLSTAVALSMMGLQILAWKVFSPDAFDDGGINRLLVELPAKLLFPMFIIGAFSEELLIRGVIQTGLAGFLGPLYGILFTSLIFTGIHFRYLKKPLLMGAAFVISVFLCLLYGLAGTLWATVYAHFLYNFGAALLAKKYYLPLLAGDKKMNS